One genomic region from Doryrhamphus excisus isolate RoL2022-K1 chromosome 14, RoL_Dexc_1.0, whole genome shotgun sequence encodes:
- the LOC131101619 gene encoding alpha-catulin-like isoform X1, with amino-acid sequence MASPPCGHGNFDSGLEIKTRSVEQTLIPLVSQITTLINHKERPKKSERTLAAIHRVGQAVSVAVGRFVAVGEAIAAENQELKDEMGHACFEARRAGDAIAQLTDVGPAAAVPTATDARITVFSDRTGMVKAARLLLSSVTKVLVLADRIVIKQIVTSRNKVLVTLDHLERVSTFQEFVQIFSQFGNEMVEFAHLTGDRQNDLKDEKKKARMAAARAVLEKCTMMLLTASKTCLRHPDCESARINKDAVFQRMRCALEQVIEIVTEARSCGENKSLPASIYNGIKDYKSSVECLRDNLYASPPDSVGRQLEALVERTEDFTDSAYTGHEQRQAILGLCQLARQDAQQLLHAWTQAQSVHAKDATDDLEVAIAKSCQSVNDLRRELHKVAVSRTSDMLRVHAEHSPLRALKAAGGEGNLEVVAQYSRTLTEQKEQLVENCRLLCHVSGTEPLEITCTHAEETFHVIGPQIISAAQTLALHPSSKIAKENLEVFCEAWESQLSDMALLVREIDDVFEGKRGDKRPYLSLPRPGKHSANLKTAKAVKLDAEEQTSMAKLGLELRLLSSDVDAEVDKWEEPEHDLVRQSQSLASMAYNMYLFTRGEGLLKTTLDLFHQAEVLSEEGLQLSSSLQVFFTQLLGEEKSTVMSEVEKLALLCQQLQTGARTPVQGKTATFQKVDSSIQKTRGVLTHVLNLLPVCNKLNRKYKSERSSLGSPQDWRDRQDASTPIQDGDRVLNNNNNDGDFAVKPFEQQMASLNLLESN; translated from the exons ATCACCACGCTCATCAACCACAAGGAGCGGCCCAAAAAGTCTGAGCGCACCCTAGCGGCCATCCACCGCGTGGGCCAGGCGGTCAGCGTGGCCGTGGGACGCTTCGTCGCCGTCGGGGAGGCCATCGCCGCCGAGAACCAAGAGCTGAAAGATGAGATGGGACACGCCTGCTTCGAGGCCCGGAGAGCGG GGGACGCCATCGCCCAGCTGACGGATGTAGGACCGGCCGCGGCCGTTCCCACGGCGACGGACGCCCGCATCACGGTATTCAGCGACCGCACGGGCATGGTGAAGGCCGCCCGTTTGCTCCTGTCGTCGGTCACCAAAGTTTTGGTGCTGGCCGACCGCATCGTCATCAAGCAGATCGTCACGTCGCGAAACAAG GTCCTGGTGACCCTGGACCATCTGGAGCGCGTCAGCACCTTCCAGGAATTTGTGCAGATTTTCAGCCAGTTTGGCAACGAGATGGTGGAGTTTGCTCACCTCACCGGAGACAGACAGAAC gaCCTGAAGGACGAGAAGAAAAAAGCCAGGATGGCAGCAGCTCGGGCCGTGTTGGAGAAATGCACCATGATGCTCCTCACAGCCTCCAAG acTTGCCTGAGGCACCCGGACTGCGAGTCGGCAAGGATCAACAAAGACGCCGTTTTCCAGAGGATGCGCTGCGCCTTGGAGCAGGTCATCGAGATCGTCACGGAGGCACGGAGCTGCGGGGAGAACAAGAGCCTCCCCGCCAGCATTTACAACGGCATCAAAGACTACAAG TCCAGCGTGGAGTGCCTGCGGGACAACCTGTACGCCTCGCCGCCAGACAGCGTCGGCCGCCAGCTGGAGGCGCTGGTGGAGCGCACCGAGGACTTCACCGACTCGGCCTACACGGGCCACGAGCAGCGCCAGGCCATCCTGGGCCTGTGCCAGCTGGCCCGCCAGGACGCCCAGCAGCTGCTGCACGCCTGGACCCAAGCG CAGTCTGTCCACGCCAAAGACGCCACCGACGACTTGGAGGTGGCCATCGCCAAGTCGTGCCAGAGCGTCAACGACCTCAGACGCGAG CTCCACAAGGTGGCGGTCAGCCGCACCTCGGACATGCTGAGGGTCCATGCGGAGCATTCGCCGCTGCGTGCGCTCAAGGCGGCCGGCGGCGAGGGAAACCTGGAGGTGGTGGCGCAATACTCCCGAACGCTGACCGAGCAGAAGGAGCAACTGGTGGAG AATTGCCGTCTGCTGTGTCACGTGTCCGGAACCGAGCCGCTGGAGATAACGTGCACGCACGCGGAGGAGACCTTCCACGTCATCGGACCGCAG ATCATCTCGGCGGCCCAAACTTTGGCGCTGCACCCGTCCAGCAAGATCGCCAAGGAGAACCTGGAGGTGTTCTGCGAGGCGTGGGAGTCCCAGCTGAGCGACATGGCGCTGCTCGTCCGTGAGATCGACGACGTCTTCGAGGGCAagcgag GAGACAAAAGACCGTATTTGTCACTTCCTCGACCGGGG AAACACTCGGCTAACCTGAAGACCGCCAAGGCTGTCAAGTTGGACGCGGAG GAGCAGACCAGCATGGCCAAACTGGGCCTGGAGCTCCGCCTGCTGTCATCGGACGTGGACGCCGAGGTGGACAAGTGGGAGGAGCCAGAGCACGACTTGGTCCGGCAGAGCCAGAGCCTGGCCAGCATGGCCTACAACATGTACCTGTTCACCAG AGGGGAGGGTCTGCTGAAGACGACACTCGATCTTTTCCATCAAGCCGAG GTTCTGTCAGAAGAAGGACTCCAGCTCAGTTCTTCCCTACAAGTCTTCTTCACTCAG CTGCTTGGAGAGGAGAAGTCGACAGTGATGTCGGAGGTGGAGAAACTGGCGCTGTTGTGTCAGCAACTGCAAACGGGGGCCAGGACCCCCGTGCAGGGCAAGACCGCCACCTTCCAGAAG GTGGACTCATCCATTCAGAAAACCAGAGGGGTGTTGACACACGTGCTCAACCTCCTTCCTGTCTGCAACAAGCTCAACAGGAAG TACAAGTCCGAGAGGAGCAGTCTGGGTTCGCCGCAGGACTGGCGAGACCGCCAGGATGCCTCCACGCCCATCCAAGATGGCGACCGCgtcctcaacaacaacaacaacgacggCGACTTTGCTGTCAAACCCTTCGAGCAGCAGATGGCCAGCCTCAACCTGCTGGAGAGCAACTAA
- the LOC131101619 gene encoding alpha-catulin-like isoform X3: MASPPCGHGNFDSGLEIKTRSVEQTLIPLVSQITTLINHKERPKKSERTLAAIHRVGQAVSVAVGRFVAVGEAIAAENQELKDEMGHACFEARRAGDAIAQLTDVGPAAAVPTATDARITVFSDRTGMVKAARLLLSSVTKVLVLADRIVIKQIVTSRNKVLVTLDHLERVSTFQEFVQIFSQFGNEMVEFAHLTGDRQNDLKDEKKKARMAAARAVLEKCTMMLLTASKTCLRHPDCESARINKDAVFQRMRCALEQVIEIVTEARSCGENKSLPASIYNGIKDYKSSVECLRDNLYASPPDSVGRQLEALVERTEDFTDSAYTGHEQRQAILGLCQLARQDAQQLLHAWTQAQSVHAKDATDDLEVAIAKSCQSVNDLRRELHKVAVSRTSDMLRVHAEHSPLRALKAAGGEGNLEVVAQYSRTLTEQKEQLVENCRLLCHVSGTEPLEITCTHAEETFHVIGPQIISAAQTLALHPSSKIAKENLEVFCEAWESQLSDMALLVREIDDVFEGDKRPYLSLPRPGKHSANLKTAKAVKLDAEEQTSMAKLGLELRLLSSDVDAEVDKWEEPEHDLVRQSQSLASMAYNMYLFTRGEGLLKTTLDLFHQAEVLSEEGLQLSSSLQVFFTQLLGEEKSTVMSEVEKLALLCQQLQTGARTPVQGKTATFQKVDSSIQKTRGVLTHVLNLLPVCNKLNRKYKSERSSLGSPQDWRDRQDASTPIQDGDRVLNNNNNDGDFAVKPFEQQMASLNLLESN; the protein is encoded by the exons ATCACCACGCTCATCAACCACAAGGAGCGGCCCAAAAAGTCTGAGCGCACCCTAGCGGCCATCCACCGCGTGGGCCAGGCGGTCAGCGTGGCCGTGGGACGCTTCGTCGCCGTCGGGGAGGCCATCGCCGCCGAGAACCAAGAGCTGAAAGATGAGATGGGACACGCCTGCTTCGAGGCCCGGAGAGCGG GGGACGCCATCGCCCAGCTGACGGATGTAGGACCGGCCGCGGCCGTTCCCACGGCGACGGACGCCCGCATCACGGTATTCAGCGACCGCACGGGCATGGTGAAGGCCGCCCGTTTGCTCCTGTCGTCGGTCACCAAAGTTTTGGTGCTGGCCGACCGCATCGTCATCAAGCAGATCGTCACGTCGCGAAACAAG GTCCTGGTGACCCTGGACCATCTGGAGCGCGTCAGCACCTTCCAGGAATTTGTGCAGATTTTCAGCCAGTTTGGCAACGAGATGGTGGAGTTTGCTCACCTCACCGGAGACAGACAGAAC gaCCTGAAGGACGAGAAGAAAAAAGCCAGGATGGCAGCAGCTCGGGCCGTGTTGGAGAAATGCACCATGATGCTCCTCACAGCCTCCAAG acTTGCCTGAGGCACCCGGACTGCGAGTCGGCAAGGATCAACAAAGACGCCGTTTTCCAGAGGATGCGCTGCGCCTTGGAGCAGGTCATCGAGATCGTCACGGAGGCACGGAGCTGCGGGGAGAACAAGAGCCTCCCCGCCAGCATTTACAACGGCATCAAAGACTACAAG TCCAGCGTGGAGTGCCTGCGGGACAACCTGTACGCCTCGCCGCCAGACAGCGTCGGCCGCCAGCTGGAGGCGCTGGTGGAGCGCACCGAGGACTTCACCGACTCGGCCTACACGGGCCACGAGCAGCGCCAGGCCATCCTGGGCCTGTGCCAGCTGGCCCGCCAGGACGCCCAGCAGCTGCTGCACGCCTGGACCCAAGCG CAGTCTGTCCACGCCAAAGACGCCACCGACGACTTGGAGGTGGCCATCGCCAAGTCGTGCCAGAGCGTCAACGACCTCAGACGCGAG CTCCACAAGGTGGCGGTCAGCCGCACCTCGGACATGCTGAGGGTCCATGCGGAGCATTCGCCGCTGCGTGCGCTCAAGGCGGCCGGCGGCGAGGGAAACCTGGAGGTGGTGGCGCAATACTCCCGAACGCTGACCGAGCAGAAGGAGCAACTGGTGGAG AATTGCCGTCTGCTGTGTCACGTGTCCGGAACCGAGCCGCTGGAGATAACGTGCACGCACGCGGAGGAGACCTTCCACGTCATCGGACCGCAG ATCATCTCGGCGGCCCAAACTTTGGCGCTGCACCCGTCCAGCAAGATCGCCAAGGAGAACCTGGAGGTGTTCTGCGAGGCGTGGGAGTCCCAGCTGAGCGACATGGCGCTGCTCGTCCGTGAGATCGACGACGTCTTCGAGG GAGACAAAAGACCGTATTTGTCACTTCCTCGACCGGGG AAACACTCGGCTAACCTGAAGACCGCCAAGGCTGTCAAGTTGGACGCGGAG GAGCAGACCAGCATGGCCAAACTGGGCCTGGAGCTCCGCCTGCTGTCATCGGACGTGGACGCCGAGGTGGACAAGTGGGAGGAGCCAGAGCACGACTTGGTCCGGCAGAGCCAGAGCCTGGCCAGCATGGCCTACAACATGTACCTGTTCACCAG AGGGGAGGGTCTGCTGAAGACGACACTCGATCTTTTCCATCAAGCCGAG GTTCTGTCAGAAGAAGGACTCCAGCTCAGTTCTTCCCTACAAGTCTTCTTCACTCAG CTGCTTGGAGAGGAGAAGTCGACAGTGATGTCGGAGGTGGAGAAACTGGCGCTGTTGTGTCAGCAACTGCAAACGGGGGCCAGGACCCCCGTGCAGGGCAAGACCGCCACCTTCCAGAAG GTGGACTCATCCATTCAGAAAACCAGAGGGGTGTTGACACACGTGCTCAACCTCCTTCCTGTCTGCAACAAGCTCAACAGGAAG TACAAGTCCGAGAGGAGCAGTCTGGGTTCGCCGCAGGACTGGCGAGACCGCCAGGATGCCTCCACGCCCATCCAAGATGGCGACCGCgtcctcaacaacaacaacaacgacggCGACTTTGCTGTCAAACCCTTCGAGCAGCAGATGGCCAGCCTCAACCTGCTGGAGAGCAACTAA
- the LOC131101619 gene encoding alpha-catulin-like isoform X2, with product MASPPCGHGNFDSGLEIKTRSVEQTLIPLVSQITTLINHKERPKKSERTLAAIHRVGQAVSVAVGRFVAVGEAIAAENQELKDEMGHACFEARRAGDAIAQLTDVGPAAAVPTATDARITVFSDRTGMVKAARLLLSSVTKVLVLADRIVIKQIVTSRNKVLVTLDHLERVSTFQEFVQIFSQFGNEMVEFAHLTGDRQNDLKDEKKKARMAAARAVLEKCTMMLLTASKTCLRHPDCESARINKDAVFQRMRCALEQVIEIVTEARSCGENKSLPASIYNGIKDYKSSVECLRDNLYASPPDSVGRQLEALVERTEDFTDSAYTGHEQRQAILGLCQLARQDAQQLLHAWTQASVHAKDATDDLEVAIAKSCQSVNDLRRELHKVAVSRTSDMLRVHAEHSPLRALKAAGGEGNLEVVAQYSRTLTEQKEQLVENCRLLCHVSGTEPLEITCTHAEETFHVIGPQIISAAQTLALHPSSKIAKENLEVFCEAWESQLSDMALLVREIDDVFEGKRGDKRPYLSLPRPGKHSANLKTAKAVKLDAEEQTSMAKLGLELRLLSSDVDAEVDKWEEPEHDLVRQSQSLASMAYNMYLFTRGEGLLKTTLDLFHQAEVLSEEGLQLSSSLQVFFTQLLGEEKSTVMSEVEKLALLCQQLQTGARTPVQGKTATFQKVDSSIQKTRGVLTHVLNLLPVCNKLNRKYKSERSSLGSPQDWRDRQDASTPIQDGDRVLNNNNNDGDFAVKPFEQQMASLNLLESN from the exons ATCACCACGCTCATCAACCACAAGGAGCGGCCCAAAAAGTCTGAGCGCACCCTAGCGGCCATCCACCGCGTGGGCCAGGCGGTCAGCGTGGCCGTGGGACGCTTCGTCGCCGTCGGGGAGGCCATCGCCGCCGAGAACCAAGAGCTGAAAGATGAGATGGGACACGCCTGCTTCGAGGCCCGGAGAGCGG GGGACGCCATCGCCCAGCTGACGGATGTAGGACCGGCCGCGGCCGTTCCCACGGCGACGGACGCCCGCATCACGGTATTCAGCGACCGCACGGGCATGGTGAAGGCCGCCCGTTTGCTCCTGTCGTCGGTCACCAAAGTTTTGGTGCTGGCCGACCGCATCGTCATCAAGCAGATCGTCACGTCGCGAAACAAG GTCCTGGTGACCCTGGACCATCTGGAGCGCGTCAGCACCTTCCAGGAATTTGTGCAGATTTTCAGCCAGTTTGGCAACGAGATGGTGGAGTTTGCTCACCTCACCGGAGACAGACAGAAC gaCCTGAAGGACGAGAAGAAAAAAGCCAGGATGGCAGCAGCTCGGGCCGTGTTGGAGAAATGCACCATGATGCTCCTCACAGCCTCCAAG acTTGCCTGAGGCACCCGGACTGCGAGTCGGCAAGGATCAACAAAGACGCCGTTTTCCAGAGGATGCGCTGCGCCTTGGAGCAGGTCATCGAGATCGTCACGGAGGCACGGAGCTGCGGGGAGAACAAGAGCCTCCCCGCCAGCATTTACAACGGCATCAAAGACTACAAG TCCAGCGTGGAGTGCCTGCGGGACAACCTGTACGCCTCGCCGCCAGACAGCGTCGGCCGCCAGCTGGAGGCGCTGGTGGAGCGCACCGAGGACTTCACCGACTCGGCCTACACGGGCCACGAGCAGCGCCAGGCCATCCTGGGCCTGTGCCAGCTGGCCCGCCAGGACGCCCAGCAGCTGCTGCACGCCTGGACCCAAGCG TCTGTCCACGCCAAAGACGCCACCGACGACTTGGAGGTGGCCATCGCCAAGTCGTGCCAGAGCGTCAACGACCTCAGACGCGAG CTCCACAAGGTGGCGGTCAGCCGCACCTCGGACATGCTGAGGGTCCATGCGGAGCATTCGCCGCTGCGTGCGCTCAAGGCGGCCGGCGGCGAGGGAAACCTGGAGGTGGTGGCGCAATACTCCCGAACGCTGACCGAGCAGAAGGAGCAACTGGTGGAG AATTGCCGTCTGCTGTGTCACGTGTCCGGAACCGAGCCGCTGGAGATAACGTGCACGCACGCGGAGGAGACCTTCCACGTCATCGGACCGCAG ATCATCTCGGCGGCCCAAACTTTGGCGCTGCACCCGTCCAGCAAGATCGCCAAGGAGAACCTGGAGGTGTTCTGCGAGGCGTGGGAGTCCCAGCTGAGCGACATGGCGCTGCTCGTCCGTGAGATCGACGACGTCTTCGAGGGCAagcgag GAGACAAAAGACCGTATTTGTCACTTCCTCGACCGGGG AAACACTCGGCTAACCTGAAGACCGCCAAGGCTGTCAAGTTGGACGCGGAG GAGCAGACCAGCATGGCCAAACTGGGCCTGGAGCTCCGCCTGCTGTCATCGGACGTGGACGCCGAGGTGGACAAGTGGGAGGAGCCAGAGCACGACTTGGTCCGGCAGAGCCAGAGCCTGGCCAGCATGGCCTACAACATGTACCTGTTCACCAG AGGGGAGGGTCTGCTGAAGACGACACTCGATCTTTTCCATCAAGCCGAG GTTCTGTCAGAAGAAGGACTCCAGCTCAGTTCTTCCCTACAAGTCTTCTTCACTCAG CTGCTTGGAGAGGAGAAGTCGACAGTGATGTCGGAGGTGGAGAAACTGGCGCTGTTGTGTCAGCAACTGCAAACGGGGGCCAGGACCCCCGTGCAGGGCAAGACCGCCACCTTCCAGAAG GTGGACTCATCCATTCAGAAAACCAGAGGGGTGTTGACACACGTGCTCAACCTCCTTCCTGTCTGCAACAAGCTCAACAGGAAG TACAAGTCCGAGAGGAGCAGTCTGGGTTCGCCGCAGGACTGGCGAGACCGCCAGGATGCCTCCACGCCCATCCAAGATGGCGACCGCgtcctcaacaacaacaacaacgacggCGACTTTGCTGTCAAACCCTTCGAGCAGCAGATGGCCAGCCTCAACCTGCTGGAGAGCAACTAA
- the LOC131101623 gene encoding protein Abitram-like isoform X1, whose amino-acid sequence MDVEGQIDAERTAPSVIDRYYTRWYKADMKGNPCEDHCILQHSNRICVITLAETHPLLQKGRTIKKINYQISNGCSRLNNKVSGKSKRGGQFLTEFAPLCRITCTDEAEFTIYSCIRGRLLEVNENILETPALLQEKPSTDGYIAVILPKFEESKSITESLLSRDDFEKLVAGRDGAEATAKVS is encoded by the exons ATGGACGTCGAGGGCCAGATTGATGCCGAAAGGACAGCACCTTCGGTGATTGATCGTTACTACACACGATGGTACAAAGCTG ATATGAAGGGTAACCCGTGTGAGGATCACTGCATTCTTCAGCATTCAAACAG GATATGTGTTATCACCTTAGCCGAGACTCACCCTCTCCTTCAGAAAGGGCGAACcatcaagaaaatcaattatCAAATCAGTAATGGCTGCAGCCGCTTGAACAACAAAGTGTCGGGCAAGTCCAAGCGG GGAGGCCAGTTTCTTACAGAATTTGCCCCTTTGTGTCGTATCACGTGCACGGATGAAGCAGAGTTCACCATCTACAG CTGCATTCGGGGTCGTCTGCTGGAGGTCAACGAGAACATCCTAGAAACACCTGCTCTCTTGCAAGAAAAG CCGTCCACGGACGGCTACATCGCCGTCATTCTGCCCAAATTCGAGGAGAGCAAGAGCATCACCGAGAGCCTGTTGAGCAGAGATGACTTCGAGAAGCTAGTCGCTGGAAGAGACGGCGCGGAAGCGACAGCAAAGGTCTCCTGA
- the LOC131101623 gene encoding protein Abitram-like isoform X2: MKGNPCEDHCILQHSNRICVITLAETHPLLQKGRTIKKINYQISNGCSRLNNKVSGKSKRGGQFLTEFAPLCRITCTDEAEFTIYSCIRGRLLEVNENILETPALLQEKPSTDGYIAVILPKFEESKSITESLLSRDDFEKLVAGRDGAEATAKVS; encoded by the exons ATGAAGGGTAACCCGTGTGAGGATCACTGCATTCTTCAGCATTCAAACAG GATATGTGTTATCACCTTAGCCGAGACTCACCCTCTCCTTCAGAAAGGGCGAACcatcaagaaaatcaattatCAAATCAGTAATGGCTGCAGCCGCTTGAACAACAAAGTGTCGGGCAAGTCCAAGCGG GGAGGCCAGTTTCTTACAGAATTTGCCCCTTTGTGTCGTATCACGTGCACGGATGAAGCAGAGTTCACCATCTACAG CTGCATTCGGGGTCGTCTGCTGGAGGTCAACGAGAACATCCTAGAAACACCTGCTCTCTTGCAAGAAAAG CCGTCCACGGACGGCTACATCGCCGTCATTCTGCCCAAATTCGAGGAGAGCAAGAGCATCACCGAGAGCCTGTTGAGCAGAGATGACTTCGAGAAGCTAGTCGCTGGAAGAGACGGCGCGGAAGCGACAGCAAAGGTCTCCTGA
- the LOC131101622 gene encoding src-like-adapter isoform X2, with protein MGNVMRSMGSRHKDHTRDPGGPQEGAEDNVAVVLADYPPPEVSEPIFKMGEKLSIISQDAYWWKVGSLQTGKESYIPNSLVAKVYHGWLFEGVTRCDAEKLLLLPGNRVGSFLVRENATERDTADGMCCVLTSPCLSNPTTPPAGEPPVVMRCHFDWNKIDRMQLTSAGDHHNNMVSYGVRNSMADYLSFSGYHQEAQRVKGENRKRKSKSVYTLPKNGLANIDYDDL; from the exons ATGGGCAACGTGATGCGAAGCATGGGCAGCCGCCACAAAGACCACACAAGAGACCCCGGCGGCCCCCAGGAAG GGGCAGAGGACAACGTGGCGGTAGTACTCGCCGACTATCCGCCTCCAGAAGTCAGCGAGCCTATCTTCAAGATGGGGGAGAAGCTCAGCATCATCTCGCA GGACGCCTACTGGTGGAAGGTGGGTTCCCTCCAGACAGGGAAGGAGAGCTACATCCCCAATAGCCTCGTGGCCAAAGTGTACCACGG CTGGCTGTTCGAGGGGGTGACGAGGTGTGATGCTGAGAAGCTGCTTCTTCTACCCGGCAACAGGGTGGGCTCCTTTCTGGTGCGGGAGAACGCCACAGAGAGAG ACACCGCGGACGGCATGTGCTGCGTCTTGACCTCTCCGTGTTTGTCCAACCCGACGACTCCACCAGCAGGCGAGCCGCCAGTCGTCATGAGGTGCCACTTTGACTGGAATAAAATAGACAG GATGCAGCTGACCAGCGCGGGCGACCACCACAACAACATGGTGAGCTACGGCGTCAGGAATAGCATGGCCGACTACCTGTCCTTTTCCGGATATCACCAGGAAGCCCAACGCGTGAAGGgggaaaacaggaagaggaagagcaaatctgtttacaCATTGCCCAAAAACGGCCTGGCCAACATTGACTATGATGACCTCTAG
- the LOC131101622 gene encoding src-like-adapter isoform X1, whose amino-acid sequence MGNVMRSMGSRHKDHTRDPGGPQEGAEDNVAVVLADYPPPEVSEPIFKMGEKLSIISQDAYWWKVGSLQTGKESYIPNSLVAKVYHGWLFEGVTRCDAEKLLLLPGNRVGSFLVRENATERGKYVLSVKHNAIKHYRISRLDNNWYYISPHLTFQCLEHMINHYSDTADGMCCVLTSPCLSNPTTPPAGEPPVVMRCHFDWNKIDRMQLTSAGDHHNNMVSYGVRNSMADYLSFSGYHQEAQRVKGENRKRKSKSVYTLPKNGLANIDYDDL is encoded by the exons ATGGGCAACGTGATGCGAAGCATGGGCAGCCGCCACAAAGACCACACAAGAGACCCCGGCGGCCCCCAGGAAG GGGCAGAGGACAACGTGGCGGTAGTACTCGCCGACTATCCGCCTCCAGAAGTCAGCGAGCCTATCTTCAAGATGGGGGAGAAGCTCAGCATCATCTCGCA GGACGCCTACTGGTGGAAGGTGGGTTCCCTCCAGACAGGGAAGGAGAGCTACATCCCCAATAGCCTCGTGGCCAAAGTGTACCACGG CTGGCTGTTCGAGGGGGTGACGAGGTGTGATGCTGAGAAGCTGCTTCTTCTACCCGGCAACAGGGTGGGCTCCTTTCTGGTGCGGGAGAACGCCACAGAGAGAG GTAAGTACGTGCTCTCGGTCAAGCACAACGCCATCAAGCACTATCGCATCTCCAGGCTGGACAACAACTGGTACTACATCTCGCCTCACCTCACCTTCCAGTGCCTGGAGCACATGATCAACCACTACTCCG ACACCGCGGACGGCATGTGCTGCGTCTTGACCTCTCCGTGTTTGTCCAACCCGACGACTCCACCAGCAGGCGAGCCGCCAGTCGTCATGAGGTGCCACTTTGACTGGAATAAAATAGACAG GATGCAGCTGACCAGCGCGGGCGACCACCACAACAACATGGTGAGCTACGGCGTCAGGAATAGCATGGCCGACTACCTGTCCTTTTCCGGATATCACCAGGAAGCCCAACGCGTGAAGGgggaaaacaggaagaggaagagcaaatctgtttacaCATTGCCCAAAAACGGCCTGGCCAACATTGACTATGATGACCTCTAG